In Candidatus Zixiibacteriota bacterium, a genomic segment contains:
- the ftsA gene encoding cell division protein FtsA translates to MRTIVGLDIGTTKISALIAEVESGEETPRLVGMGMVPSDGMRRGVVVDLEKTVRSISKAITDAELMAGVNVESVLAGISGDHIRSINSHGVIAVSRSDNEITETDIERVIDAARAVAIPADREIVHVIPQDFIIDEQSGIKVPIGMSGVRLEAEVHIITAAATAIRNIYRAIGRCEQEAEALVLESLASSYAILTDEEKELGVAVIDIGGGTSDIAVYYDNSIRHTSTVPLGGKNVTNDIAIGLRTPIEHAEEIKKRFGAAMPSLVDANDMITVPGVGSRAAREISRNVLASIIGPRMEEILTMTMREVRKSNFPDSLAAGIVLTGGASLLPGTEELAEQIFDMPVKIGYPKGFDGMTDMVNSPIHATGVGLILYGMKHGHEVARKSKTHGLFKKIEKWFNEHF, encoded by the coding sequence GTGCGGACCATAGTAGGACTCGATATCGGAACCACCAAAATATCGGCCCTCATCGCCGAAGTCGAATCAGGTGAGGAAACTCCGCGGCTGGTCGGAATGGGAATGGTTCCATCCGACGGAATGCGGCGAGGAGTAGTAGTGGATCTGGAAAAGACGGTGCGATCGATATCCAAGGCGATAACCGATGCGGAGTTGATGGCAGGTGTCAACGTCGAATCGGTTCTGGCCGGAATTTCCGGCGATCACATTCGCTCGATAAATTCGCACGGCGTTATCGCCGTTTCCCGGAGCGACAATGAAATTACCGAAACCGATATTGAGCGCGTTATTGATGCTGCCCGAGCGGTCGCTATCCCGGCCGACCGCGAAATTGTCCATGTTATTCCGCAGGATTTCATTATCGATGAACAGAGCGGCATAAAAGTTCCCATCGGAATGTCGGGTGTGCGGCTCGAAGCCGAGGTTCATATAATTACCGCGGCGGCCACTGCCATTAGAAATATCTACCGCGCTATCGGACGCTGTGAACAGGAAGCGGAAGCCCTGGTGCTGGAATCTTTAGCGTCAAGTTACGCTATTCTTACCGATGAAGAAAAAGAACTCGGTGTTGCCGTCATTGATATCGGTGGAGGAACGTCCGATATCGCTGTTTACTATGACAATTCCATAAGACATACATCAACCGTTCCCCTGGGCGGAAAAAACGTAACCAACGATATCGCCATCGGCTTGCGCACGCCGATTGAGCATGCGGAAGAAATTAAAAAGAGATTCGGAGCCGCTATGCCTTCTCTGGTAGACGCCAATGACATGATTACGGTTCCCGGTGTGGGCAGTCGCGCCGCGCGAGAGATTTCAAGAAATGTCCTGGCGTCAATTATCGGACCGCGTATGGAGGAAATATTGACCATGACGATGCGGGAAGTCAGGAAATCAAATTTCCCCGATTCTTTGGCGGCCGGTATTGTCTTAACGGGAGGGGCGTCGCTCTTGCCAGGCACCGAAGAGTTGGCGGAGCAAATTTTTGATATGCCCGTCAAGATCGGATACCCTAAGGGATTTGACGGAATGACCGATATGGTCAACTCGCCGATTCATGCCACCGGAGTGGGTTTGATTTTATACGGGATGAAGCATGGCCATGAAGTCGCGCGCAAAAGCAAGACTCACGGCCTGTTTAAGAAAATTGAAAAATGGTTCAACGAACATTTTTGA
- the murG gene encoding undecaprenyldiphospho-muramoylpentapeptide beta-N-acetylglucosaminyltransferase, producing MRVLFAGGGTGGHLFPALAIAEEIKRLNKNNEIEFVGTRYGIEYRMREKLGYPLSLISMRGLPRKVSLNLLIFPFRVAWTVIQSIKILRRFKPDIVVGTGGYVAGPPIIAASMKKILCVIQEQNSFPGLVTRKLASHTNMIYLAYRKAEEYLPKRANRMLLGNPVRSSINSGDKNLAYEKFGLRRGRKTILILGGSQGARKINYAVLDGLKFLDDSVQLLWQCGEGDYKDVTERLDKKDFVVSLFPFSKDMELVYAAADIAIARAGALTIAELTACGIPAILIPYPYATANHQDYNAREIKKAGAAEVIADKDIDTVNPLQKAMTILASDKYEKMKSASLELGNVDTARKIALHIADLVQNKGEKLGDYHQG from the coding sequence ATGAGAGTATTATTTGCGGGAGGAGGAACGGGCGGCCATCTGTTTCCGGCTCTGGCCATTGCCGAAGAAATTAAACGCCTTAATAAAAATAACGAGATTGAATTTGTGGGAACCAGATACGGTATCGAATATCGCATGAGGGAAAAACTGGGATATCCATTATCTCTGATTTCAATGCGCGGCCTGCCTCGAAAAGTTTCTCTTAATCTGTTGATATTTCCTTTCAGGGTGGCGTGGACTGTGATTCAATCAATAAAAATATTGCGTCGTTTCAAACCTGACATAGTAGTCGGTACCGGAGGGTATGTAGCGGGACCGCCGATTATCGCGGCCTCAATGAAAAAAATCCTCTGTGTCATTCAAGAGCAAAACAGTTTCCCCGGTTTGGTAACGCGCAAATTGGCATCCCATACCAATATGATTTACCTGGCTTACCGGAAAGCGGAGGAATATTTACCGAAACGGGCGAATCGGATGCTTCTCGGTAATCCGGTCCGTTCCTCAATTAATTCCGGCGACAAAAACCTGGCGTATGAAAAATTTGGATTAAGACGGGGGCGAAAAACAATTTTGATCCTGGGCGGTTCACAAGGAGCGCGGAAGATTAATTATGCCGTACTCGATGGATTGAAATTCCTCGATGATTCGGTTCAATTATTATGGCAATGCGGGGAGGGGGATTACAAGGATGTAACTGAGCGACTGGACAAAAAGGATTTTGTCGTCTCCCTCTTCCCGTTTTCAAAAGATATGGAACTCGTTTATGCCGCCGCCGATATCGCTATCGCTCGGGCCGGAGCGCTGACTATTGCCGAATTAACAGCCTGCGGCATTCCGGCTATACTGATTCCCTATCCTTACGCGACGGCCAATCATCAAGACTATAACGCCCGGGAAATCAAAAAAGCGGGCGCGGCCGAAGTTATCGCTGACAAGGACATTGACACTGTCAATCCGCTACAGAAAGCCATGACAATTTTGGCATCGGATAAATATGAAAAAATGAAATCGGCGTCATTGGAACTGGGGAATGTGGATACGGCCCGGAAGATAGCTCTTCATATTGCGGATTTGGTTCAGAATAAAGGAGAAAAGCTTGGCGACTATCACCAGGGTTGA
- the ftsW gene encoding putative lipid II flippase FtsW → MKPKEQKIDHWLLLSVSLLILLGSVMVYSSSSAIAQNAMTEEGRKFSSHAFFLKRQIVYLVLAYIVMYLAIKIDLEKTRKLIFPGLILAFTLLIIVYFTPPIRGTHRWLSMGFFTFQPSEIFKYMTLFYLAHSLSQKGRSLDNLKLYVWPYGPILLAGALLIVFEPDLGSVLVLGTTVIILLFLAGARLNHLAIAIGGSAVAVYLLVFIAGYKKGRVLDFLDWMADPMQAPHQVKQSVLSIANGGILGTGLGNGIFKQFFLPEPHTDFIFASIGEELGLLGLTITLGLFFTVIWRGFRIASGQPDKFRYLLASGLILCLAINICINIAVVLGLIPTTGLPLPFLSFGGSSLIVSAAAVGLLLNLSRWQVRRVR, encoded by the coding sequence TTGAAGCCTAAAGAACAAAAGATCGATCATTGGCTGCTTTTATCAGTCTCTCTTTTAATTCTACTTGGCAGCGTCATGGTTTATTCATCTTCAAGCGCTATCGCGCAAAATGCCATGACCGAAGAAGGGCGAAAATTCTCGAGCCATGCTTTTTTCCTGAAACGCCAAATTGTATATCTGGTGTTGGCTTACATTGTCATGTATCTGGCAATTAAAATCGATCTTGAAAAAACAAGAAAACTGATATTCCCGGGATTAATTTTGGCCTTTACCCTATTGATAATCGTCTATTTCACTCCGCCGATACGAGGTACGCACCGCTGGTTGTCGATGGGCTTTTTCACATTCCAGCCGTCGGAAATTTTCAAGTATATGACTCTATTTTACCTGGCCCACTCGTTATCGCAAAAAGGGCGTTCACTCGACAATCTCAAACTATATGTGTGGCCCTACGGTCCGATTCTACTGGCGGGAGCGCTTTTGATAGTCTTTGAGCCTGATCTTGGTTCGGTTCTGGTTTTGGGAACGACAGTCATTATTCTTTTATTTCTGGCCGGAGCGAGGTTAAATCATCTGGCCATTGCCATAGGAGGATCAGCCGTTGCGGTTTATCTCCTTGTATTTATCGCCGGATATAAAAAAGGACGGGTCCTTGATTTTCTCGATTGGATGGCCGATCCAATGCAGGCTCCGCATCAGGTCAAACAATCGGTTTTATCAATCGCCAATGGAGGTATTCTGGGGACCGGGCTGGGAAATGGAATTTTCAAGCAGTTTTTCCTGCCGGAACCGCATACCGATTTCATCTTTGCCTCAATCGGGGAAGAGCTTGGTCTTTTGGGATTGACCATTACTCTGGGATTGTTCTTTACGGTAATCTGGCGAGGTTTCCGAATTGCCTCCGGTCAGCCGGATAAATTCCGATACCTTCTGGCATCCGGATTGATTCTTTGTTTGGCGATTAATATCTGCATCAACATCGCGGTTGTTCTGGGTTTGATTCCGACGACTGGATTACCGTTGCCGTTTCTCAGTTTTGGAGGGTCTTCATTAATTGTATCAGCAGCGGCCGTAGGACTCCTCCTCAATTTATCCCGCTGGCAGGTGAGGAGGGTTAGATGA
- the murD gene encoding UDP-N-acetylmuramoyl-L-alanine--D-glutamate ligase, which translates to MNRIDRIQGRKVGIIGMARSGIAAAKLVKQLGGLPLVSDVMPEKDLSEEIAILEKDSIAFEYGGHSEKLLESDYLICSPGVSGTIDILQKASSAGIPILSEIELAYWVCRGRVLAITGSNGKTTTTTLLGEICKASGIPTAVGGNIGTPFSQIARDVPDDGLAVIEISSFQLDRIEQFAPYVGILLNLTPDHLDRYKSFDNYCAAKYKIFENQTAEHYAVLNADDNEISRRPFPYQGRVIKYSIQDSTSIGQLPDGVSQRGKRLFGKLAGREYDIMVSDKIGIPGPHNLSNASAAAAAALICGIDTDVIASVLERFSGVEHRLEYVNTIGGVSFINDSKGTNVDAVVVALQSIPGNINLIAGGRDKEGDFIRLLPYAEGKVNHLILLGEAREKIFDQLGRHFPAVMADSMADAVRKSFDLSHPGDTVLLSPGCASFDMYRNFEQRGEDFKKLVMKLKNGKGKGTAVEA; encoded by the coding sequence ATGAACAGAATTGATCGCATACAAGGAAGAAAAGTCGGCATAATCGGCATGGCCCGGTCGGGAATTGCCGCCGCGAAATTAGTTAAGCAACTGGGTGGTCTACCGCTGGTTTCGGACGTCATGCCGGAAAAGGATTTGTCTGAGGAAATCGCAATTCTCGAAAAAGATAGCATCGCGTTTGAATACGGCGGACATAGCGAAAAATTACTCGAAAGCGATTATCTGATATGTTCGCCCGGTGTATCGGGTACGATTGATATCCTTCAAAAGGCATCGAGTGCCGGAATTCCGATTCTTTCGGAAATTGAGTTGGCTTACTGGGTTTGTCGGGGGAGAGTTCTGGCAATAACCGGCTCCAACGGCAAGACTACGACAACGACATTGCTGGGAGAAATATGCAAAGCCTCGGGAATACCAACGGCGGTAGGAGGAAATATCGGAACCCCGTTTTCACAAATTGCGCGGGATGTACCTGATGATGGCTTGGCAGTCATTGAAATTTCTTCATTCCAATTGGATCGGATTGAGCAATTCGCGCCATACGTTGGCATTCTGTTAAACCTGACACCCGATCATCTCGATCGATACAAATCATTTGATAATTACTGCGCCGCCAAATACAAAATATTCGAAAACCAAACGGCCGAACATTATGCCGTGCTCAATGCCGACGATAATGAAATTTCGCGGCGGCCTTTTCCATACCAAGGCCGTGTCATTAAATATTCAATCCAGGATAGCACCAGTATCGGCCAACTCCCGGATGGTGTCTCCCAGAGGGGGAAGAGACTGTTCGGGAAGTTGGCCGGCAGAGAATACGATATTATGGTCTCCGACAAAATCGGAATCCCCGGCCCGCATAATTTATCCAATGCCTCGGCGGCCGCAGCCGCGGCGCTGATATGCGGTATTGATACCGATGTAATCGCTTCCGTTCTCGAGAGATTTTCCGGAGTCGAGCATCGCCTCGAATATGTCAATACCATCGGGGGAGTTTCGTTTATAAACGATTCCAAAGGCACTAATGTTGATGCCGTTGTTGTCGCCCTGCAGTCTATTCCCGGAAATATTAATCTTATCGCCGGAGGGCGCGATAAAGAGGGCGATTTTATTCGTCTCCTGCCTTACGCGGAGGGTAAAGTCAATCATTTGATTCTTCTTGGCGAAGCCCGGGAAAAAATATTTGATCAACTGGGCCGTCATTTTCCGGCGGTCATGGCTGATTCAATGGCTGACGCCGTGCGAAAATCATTCGACCTGTCGCACCCCGGAGATACGGTCCTTCTTTCGCCCGGATGCGCCAGCTTCGATATGTACCGTAACTTTGAACAGCGCGGCGAAGATTTTAAGAAACTGGTAATGAAATTAAAAAACGGTAAAGGTAAGGGAACCGCTGTTGAAGCCTAA
- a CDS encoding dockerin type I domain-containing protein — protein MRTHFSQIIRVAVILSALVFVLNMATLAQSASEELELRDLRFQSLTTIGLTITHGNYAYCATGYGLLILDIEEVSNPKVNSALYIPALVGPHDIETNGQHLFIIGSDDVFVINISNPAVPFLESTFNPHGYIGFAKGSILGNFLLVYGSDDIEKCFFVIDISNPDSLFIETKYVVESTIRDLIVSDTLAFVTEKSKLEVFNISDPTAPYPVGECLDLQHVTTYSKHIFAIKDTTIYVVYNDTLKILNANSPENPCPIAIIDIFDGVINIIINGSMLFVYELENHTTHVYNIEDPLNSQFVCKLEGLYISLFHNENPISIGGTFKILDISDIENPEIIGSYQTTYTMQDIKVSGDFAYIAGDHFLSFDVSYPRYPYPKLIGGLYLDGAAVIEIVDPYAYTIDNNGTLKIVDINDPAALELAGTLENIGTYCTDIGIYGDHAYITANLDGIQIINISDPSAPFIEGNYDLQHSQAIDISGHYAYVDNLYILDLSAPLNPILSGNCYVQFNVMDIEVIGDYAYAAIANVEPYNGYMGIINVADPTAPFVETYIETSTEGKNIAAADGFAYYMDFDGIHAFDVSNPAEPELFGQKSAVYNVAIDAKDSYLFALSSWGFGMSDVNRPNDFSCADANNDGTTNIGDAVFLINYIFKGGDTPSNCDANCDEGCNVGDAVFLINYVFKNGQVPCEYCN, from the coding sequence ATGAGAACTCATTTTTCACAAATTATCCGGGTTGCGGTTATTTTAAGCGCATTAGTGTTTGTATTAAACATGGCGACACTTGCGCAATCCGCATCAGAGGAATTGGAACTCCGTGATCTTAGATTTCAAAGCCTGACCACTATTGGATTAACTATAACGCATGGGAATTATGCTTATTGCGCTACTGGTTATGGTTTGTTAATTCTTGATATTGAAGAAGTGTCTAATCCCAAAGTAAATTCGGCACTTTATATACCGGCTTTAGTGGGTCCGCATGACATTGAAACAAACGGTCAACATCTTTTTATTATTGGATCTGATGATGTGTTTGTAATTAATATTTCCAATCCTGCCGTTCCTTTTTTGGAATCCACTTTTAACCCCCATGGGTATATTGGATTTGCCAAAGGCTCAATATTGGGCAACTTTTTATTGGTGTATGGCAGTGATGATATTGAAAAATGTTTTTTTGTCATTGACATTAGTAATCCTGATTCATTATTTATTGAAACCAAATATGTAGTTGAAAGCACTATTCGTGATCTTATCGTATCTGATACTCTCGCATTCGTCACTGAAAAATCAAAGTTGGAGGTTTTTAATATCAGCGACCCAACCGCTCCTTATCCTGTGGGGGAATGCCTTGATTTACAGCACGTAACCACTTACTCCAAGCATATTTTCGCTATCAAGGATACTACCATCTATGTTGTTTACAACGATACCCTGAAAATCCTGAATGCTAATTCGCCGGAAAATCCCTGTCCCATTGCAATAATTGATATATTCGACGGTGTTATAAATATTATAATCAATGGATCAATGCTCTTCGTGTATGAACTTGAAAACCATACAACTCATGTTTACAATATTGAAGATCCGTTGAACTCTCAATTCGTATGCAAATTGGAAGGCTTATATATTTCATTATTTCATAACGAGAATCCAATAAGCATAGGCGGGACATTCAAGATATTGGATATTTCAGACATTGAAAATCCTGAGATAATAGGCAGTTATCAGACTACTTATACTATGCAGGATATCAAAGTCTCCGGAGATTTTGCTTATATTGCCGGCGATCATTTCCTATCCTTTGATGTATCCTATCCAAGATATCCCTATCCCAAATTGATAGGAGGTTTATATCTTGACGGCGCGGCTGTAATTGAAATCGTTGACCCCTATGCTTATACTATCGATAATAATGGTACCTTAAAGATTGTAGATATTAATGATCCGGCGGCACTGGAATTGGCAGGGACTCTCGAAAATATTGGTACATATTGCACCGATATTGGCATTTATGGCGATCATGCATATATTACGGCAAATTTGGATGGCATTCAAATTATCAATATCTCTGACCCATCCGCACCATTTATCGAAGGCAATTATGATTTGCAGCATTCACAGGCAATTGATATCTCGGGTCATTATGCGTATGTCGATAATTTATATATTCTGGATTTATCGGCTCCGCTAAATCCAATTCTGAGCGGTAATTGCTATGTGCAATTTAATGTTATGGATATAGAAGTGATTGGAGATTATGCTTATGCCGCTATCGCCAATGTTGAACCCTATAACGGATATATGGGAATTATTAATGTTGCCGATCCTACCGCTCCATTTGTAGAGACATATATTGAGACATCTACTGAAGGGAAAAATATTGCGGCCGCTGATGGGTTTGCATATTATATGGACTTTGACGGAATACATGCTTTTGATGTTTCCAATCCAGCAGAACCCGAACTATTCGGCCAGAAATCAGCGGTTTATAACGTCGCAATTGATGCTAAAGATAGTTATTTATTTGCGCTATCCTCTTGGGGATTTGGGATGTCTGACGTAAATAGGCCTAATGATTTCTCCTGCGCCGACGCCAATAATGACGGTACCACAAATATCGGAGATGCGGTTTTTCTCATAAATTATATATTCAAGGGCGGAGACACACCCAGTAACTGTGATGCCAATTGTGATGAGGGGTGCAACGTCGGTGACGCTGTATTTCTCATAAATTACGTATTTAAAAATGGACAGGTACCCTGTGAATATTGTAATTAG
- a CDS encoding UDP-2,3-diacylglucosamine diphosphatase — MAIYFLSDAHLGSDDAKSEKVKLEKLFAFLDMVKETGEKLYILGDLFDFWFEYKHAIPKQHLKAVYKLAALVESGIPIHYITGNHDFWLGGFLENEVGVNIHRDSYEATEQGLKLLLIHGDGLSPADWKYRVFVRSILRNRLAIALYRLVPPDWGIPFAKAMSSSSRNHTAGRENKFLKDYEDYARKKLNEDYNAIIIGHTHHPEFKQFENGIYMNTGDFYKNFSYGKLEYGQLSLSFFEK, encoded by the coding sequence ATGGCCATTTATTTTCTATCCGACGCTCATCTTGGATCCGACGATGCCAAAAGCGAAAAAGTAAAACTTGAAAAGCTCTTTGCTTTTCTTGATATGGTCAAAGAGACCGGCGAAAAGTTGTATATCCTGGGAGATCTTTTCGATTTCTGGTTTGAATATAAACATGCTATTCCCAAACAACATCTGAAGGCCGTATATAAATTGGCCGCGCTCGTCGAAAGCGGCATTCCAATACATTATATCACCGGCAATCATGATTTCTGGCTGGGCGGTTTTCTGGAAAATGAGGTTGGGGTTAACATTCATCGGGATAGTTATGAGGCAACGGAACAAGGATTAAAATTGCTATTGATTCACGGTGATGGTTTATCTCCCGCCGACTGGAAATACCGCGTTTTTGTCAGGTCAATACTCAGAAACAGGCTTGCTATCGCATTATATAGATTGGTCCCTCCCGACTGGGGCATTCCGTTTGCCAAAGCAATGTCATCGTCGTCAAGAAATCACACAGCCGGTCGGGAAAATAAATTTCTCAAAGATTATGAAGATTACGCTCGAAAAAAATTGAATGAAGATTATAACGCGATTATAATCGGACACACTCATCATCCTGAGTTCAAACAATTTGAAAACGGAATTTATATGAACACCGGCGATTTTTATAAAAACTTCAGTTATGGCAAACTGGAATACGGCCAACTATCACTTAGTTTTTTTGAAAAATAA
- the ftsZ gene encoding cell division protein FtsZ: MPFEFEDEQVMHAALKVVGVGGAGGNAVNRMIDNGLSGVEFIAINTDAQVLEQNSAAARIQIGKRVTKGLGAGANPEIGKKSIEEDADEVAAALGGADMVFVTAGMGGGTGTGAAPSVAKLAKSQSALTVAIVTKPFDFEGKKRISRADDGLEELRKHVDTLITIPNQRLLAIADKNTLLTDAFGIADDVLYQATKGISDLITVAGLINCDFADVRTVMLEMGDALMGTGEATGENKASIAAHDAISSPLLENISIAGAKGVLVNVSGGPDMTLFDVNDATSRIYDAAGADANIIIGAVIDQNLKDTIRVTVIATGFGQGTSMREELEEPREEQAPTDLFGNVIKHEAPATPAKKAPPSSNGNGDPKRAVVFTANDNYEVPAYLRKKMDEIEEELAEPFDEN; the protein is encoded by the coding sequence ATGCCCTTTGAGTTTGAAGACGAACAAGTAATGCACGCGGCGCTGAAAGTTGTCGGCGTTGGGGGAGCGGGCGGAAACGCGGTCAATCGCATGATTGACAATGGACTTTCGGGAGTTGAATTCATCGCCATTAACACCGACGCGCAGGTTTTGGAGCAAAATTCCGCCGCCGCCAGGATCCAAATCGGCAAGCGCGTTACCAAGGGATTGGGCGCGGGAGCCAACCCGGAAATCGGAAAAAAATCAATTGAGGAAGATGCTGATGAAGTCGCGGCCGCTCTTGGTGGAGCCGATATGGTTTTCGTTACCGCGGGAATGGGCGGCGGAACCGGAACCGGAGCCGCTCCCTCGGTAGCCAAACTGGCCAAATCGCAGAGCGCCCTGACGGTGGCGATTGTCACCAAACCGTTTGATTTCGAAGGCAAAAAGCGAATTTCACGAGCCGACGATGGTCTGGAAGAATTGCGCAAGCATGTCGATACTTTGATTACGATACCTAATCAAAGACTTCTCGCCATCGCCGATAAAAACACACTTTTGACTGATGCCTTCGGTATCGCCGATGATGTTCTTTATCAGGCGACCAAAGGCATCTCCGATTTGATTACCGTCGCCGGACTCATCAACTGTGACTTTGCCGATGTCAGAACGGTGATGCTGGAAATGGGCGATGCCCTAATGGGTACCGGGGAAGCTACCGGCGAAAACAAAGCGTCGATTGCCGCTCACGACGCCATATCATCGCCGCTACTGGAAAATATTTCTATCGCCGGCGCGAAGGGCGTTCTGGTGAATGTTTCCGGCGGACCGGATATGACCCTGTTTGACGTCAATGACGCTACCTCCAGGATATATGATGCCGCCGGCGCGGATGCCAATATTATTATCGGGGCCGTCATCGACCAAAATCTAAAAGATACTATTCGCGTGACGGTAATCGCGACCGGATTCGGCCAGGGTACATCTATGCGGGAAGAGCTTGAGGAACCGCGGGAAGAACAGGCGCCGACCGACTTATTCGGTAATGTCATCAAACATGAAGCGCCTGCGACTCCGGCCAAAAAAGCTCCCCCGTCTTCCAATGGCAACGGTGATCCCAAACGGGCAGTGGTCTTTACGGCTAATGATAATTATGAGGTACCGGCATATTTGCGAAAAAAAATGGATGAGATAGAGGAGGAATTGGCCGAACCATTTGATGAAAATTAA
- the murC gene encoding UDP-N-acetylmuramate--L-alanine ligase codes for MIFSKYKRLHFVGIGGAGMSGMAKILHNLGYQISGSDISPSEVTEHLESLNMPIYSGHSASQVDGVDLVVISSAVDESNPEVVAALAKGIPVIKRAEMLGELMRLKFSIGIAGSHGKTTTTAMLGKILVTAGMDPTILVGGRAVELDSGGQLGQGEIMVAEADEYDRSFLKMYPSIAVITNIEEDHLDCYDGIEDLLNSFTEYVNRVPFYGSVIIPESDGNVLRIRDNIKRPIITFGFSPQADIYADNIEFSGHGSSFELIVRDESKGRFSLNIPGWFNIANALAATVAALELEISLESIDEGLRSFKGVGRRFEVIGEVNDVTVIDDYAHHPSEVKATLSGLRESVSSSPRKTIAIFQPHLFSRTRDFYRQFAEALHSADVALVVDIYPAREKPLPGISAKMIAEFAHSIGYKNIRYVGLKENAIDIAADLSEPGDVIITMGAGDIFRINEKLLKKLGL; via the coding sequence ATGATTTTTTCGAAATACAAAAGACTCCACTTCGTGGGAATTGGCGGCGCGGGTATGTCGGGTATGGCCAAGATATTACACAATCTGGGTTATCAGATATCGGGTTCCGATATTTCGCCTTCGGAAGTCACCGAGCATCTTGAATCGCTTAATATGCCAATTTATAGCGGCCATAGCGCTTCTCAAGTGGACGGCGTGGATTTGGTCGTCATATCTTCCGCGGTGGACGAATCAAATCCAGAAGTTGTCGCGGCGCTTGCAAAAGGTATACCGGTTATTAAGAGAGCTGAAATGCTGGGCGAATTGATGCGCCTCAAATTCTCCATCGGAATCGCGGGCAGTCACGGCAAGACGACAACCACCGCCATGCTTGGCAAAATTCTGGTAACCGCCGGAATGGACCCGACCATACTCGTAGGCGGACGCGCCGTCGAACTTGATTCAGGCGGCCAGCTTGGGCAGGGCGAGATTATGGTCGCTGAAGCGGATGAATATGATCGCTCTTTTTTGAAAATGTATCCTTCGATAGCTGTAATCACCAATATCGAAGAAGATCATCTCGATTGTTATGACGGGATCGAAGACTTACTGAATTCATTTACGGAATACGTCAATCGTGTTCCCTTTTACGGCTCCGTCATTATACCCGAATCGGATGGAAATGTTCTGCGTATTCGCGATAATATTAAACGCCCAATTATCACTTTTGGGTTTAGCCCCCAGGCCGATATTTATGCCGATAATATTGAATTTTCGGGTCACGGTTCAAGTTTCGAGCTTATTGTCAGAGACGAAAGCAAGGGTCGGTTTTCTCTCAATATACCGGGCTGGTTTAATATTGCCAATGCTCTCGCGGCAACTGTGGCCGCTCTCGAATTGGAGATATCCCTTGAATCAATCGATGAGGGGCTCCGGTCATTCAAGGGAGTGGGACGCCGTTTTGAGGTTATAGGCGAAGTTAATGATGTAACCGTTATTGATGATTACGCTCATCATCCCAGCGAAGTCAAAGCCACCTTAAGCGGACTGCGCGAATCGGTTTCATCATCTCCAAGAAAAACGATCGCCATTTTCCAGCCGCATTTGTTCAGCCGTACGCGCGATTTCTATCGTCAATTCGCTGAGGCCTTACACAGCGCCGACGTCGCTTTGGTAGTTGATATCTATCCCGCTCGGGAAAAACCTTTGCCGGGAATAAGTGCCAAGATGATCGCGGAATTCGCTCATTCTATTGGTTATAAAAACATCAGATACGTCGGACTCAAAGAAAACGCGATAGACATCGCCGCTGATTTATCCGAGCCGGGGGATGTAATCATCACAATGGGCGCGGGAGATATCTTCCGCATTAACGAAAAATTGCTCAAAAAACTGGGTTTGTGA